In the Dyella humicola genome, AGATCCAGGTGAAGCCGCAGATCGGGCTGGATTTCGCGGGTGCGCTGCGCTCCATCGTGCGCCAGGATCCGGACGTGATCATGATTGGCGAAATGCGCGATCTGGAAACCTGCCGTATCGCCATCCAGTCCGCGCTCACCGGTCACTTGGTGCTGTCCACCCTGCATACCAACAGTGCGGCCGGCGGTATCACGCGTCTGCTCGATATGGGCGTGGAGGATTACCTGCTCGGCTCCACCGTCAACGGCATCCTGGCGCAGCGCCTGGTACGTCGCCTTGATCCTGAGACGGCGACGTCGTATGAGGCCCTGCCCGAAGTCGTCGAGCAGTTTGAGCTGCACAAGTACACCGACGAGCGTCCGATCCGTTTATGGAAACCAGGCAGCAGCGCGGCCAACCCGACGGGTTACCGTGGGCGCCGCGCCATCATGGAATTCCTGGTGATGAGCGATCCTTTGCGCCGCATGGTGATGCAACGCGCCGATGCCGGCGAAATCGAACGCCAGGCACGCGCCGAAGGCATGCGCACGATGTACGAGGACGGTATCGCCAAGGCCGTAGCGGGCATCACCACCCTTGAGGAGGTGTTGCGTGTCACGCAAGAATCGTGAGTCTGCTCCCTCTCCCTTGTGGGGAGAGGGCTGGGGTGAGCCCCGAACAGGGGGTAAAGGGCGGGTGCTTGCGAAAGCGCTTGTTTCTGCGATGTCGCCCTTGGCCAAGTTCCCGCGAGCACTCGCCCTTTACCCCCTGTTCGGGGCTCACCTCAATCCTCTCCCCAAAGGGGAGAGGAGGATGATTGCGTGAGTCAGTTCCGCTATCGCGCGATCAGCGCTGCCGGTGAGACGCTGCAAGGGCAGATGGAGGCCGCCAGCCTCGAGGAAGTGATCAGTCGCCTGCAGGATCAAGGGCACACACCGCTGGACGCTCAGGCCGCGGGTGCCGACATCGGTGGCAGCGGTCTGGCGGCATTGTTCCGGCGTGGCCCTTTTACCGGCGACCAGCTCGCGCAGTTCACCCATCAGCTCGCCACCCTGCTCGGCGCCGGCCAGCCGTTGGATCGTGCGCTGGGCATTCTGATGGAGCTGCCCGAAGGCGAGCGCGCGAAGAAGCTCATCGAGCGTGTGCGTGATCGCGTGCGCGGCGGTACGCCGTTGTCGCAGGCGCTGGATGAAGAGCACGGCGTGTTTCCCAAGCTCTATATCAGCCTGGTGCGCGCGGGCGAGGCGGGCGGTTCGCTGGAGGACACGCTGCACCGGTTGGCCGAGTACCTTGAGCGTTCCCAGCAGCTGCGCGGCAGCATCATCAATGCGCTGATCTATCCGGCCTTCCTGATGGTCGGTGTGCTGGGTTCGCTGCTGCTGTTGCTGGCGTACGTGGTGCCGCAATTCGTGCCGATCTTCCAGGACATGCAGGTGCCGATTCCGCTGATTACCCAGGTGGTGCTGGTCGTGGGCAACACCTTGCAGTCGTGGTGGTGGTTGCTGCTTATCCTGTTGGTGATGGGCGTGCTGGTGGCGCGAGCGCGGCTGCGCGATCCGGCGATGCTGCTGGCATGGCATGCGCGCCTGCTCACCTTGCGTGTCGTCGGACCTCTCTTGCTGAAAGTGCAGACCGCGCGTATCGCACGCACGCTCGGCACCCTGCTGAAGAATGGCGTGCCACTGCTATCGGCGCTGACGATCGCGCGCCAGGTCACCGCCAATCGTGCTTTGGACCAGGCGCTGGAACAGGCAGCGGAACAGGTAAAGGGTGGCGCCGGCTTGAGCTTCTCGCTGGCGCAGTCGCAGCGCTTTCCGCGATTGGCCCTGCAGATGGTGCAGGTAGGCGAGGAAGCCGGCCAACTCGACACCATGCTGCTGAAGGTAGCCGACACCTTCGAACTGGAAAGTCGCCGCGCCATCGATCGTTTGCTGGCCGCGCTGGTGCCGGCACTGACCATCGTGATGACCGTGATGGTGGCGATCATCATGGCGGCGATCCTGCTGCCGTTGCTCAGCCTCACCAGCAACATTCAGTAAGCCGCGTTGTCCGATAACACACCACTCCGACTCCCCGATTCCACGAGGTACCTGGACATGCAACAAAGGACCAACCGCCGACTTAGCACGGCACGCGGCTTCACCCTGCTCGAAATGCTGGCGGTGATCGTGCTGATCGGCATCATCGGCGCCGTGGTGGTGACCCAGGTGGGCAAGAACGTCGATAAGGGCAAGTACGGCGCGGGCAAGGCGCAACTCACCACGCTCAGCCAGAAGATCGAGAACTACGCGCTCGACAACGGCGCGCCACCGAAGCAACTGCAGGACCTGCTGGTGAAGCCGGCGAATGCGCGCAACTGGCAGGGCCCTTATTCGAAGGAGTCTGAACTGCACGATCCGTGGGGTCACGACTTTGGCTACAAGTACCCGGGCGACCATGGCAGTTTTGACCTGATTTTCTACGGTCAGGACGGACAGCCTGGCGGCGACGGCTATAACGCGGACGTGGGTAACTGGCAGTAATGATGGCGGTAGGGGACATGAGGCAACGAAAGGCGAGCGGCATGGCCGCCCGTCGTCGTTTGTCGCGTGCCTCTTCGCGCGGACCGCGCGCTCGCCACGCATCACGCGCGGCCGGTTTCACCTTGCTGGAAATGCTGGCGGTAATCTTGCTGATCGGGATCGCCGCCGCCGCCGTTGCGGTGTCGGTGACGCAGGGCCTGGCGAGTGCGCGCGTGAGTGCGGCGAGTGGGGAATTGGCGGCAGCCTTGCGGGCGACGCGCGCGCAGGCCATCGTGCATGGCGAAGAGCGCAGTTTCGATGTGGACACACGCGCCAATACCTACCGGCCCGCCGGTGGCGAAGTGGTGCGTTTGCCATCGGGCATGCGTGTCGGCATCACCAGCGCGCAGGAAGACCAGGTCAATGCCACTACCGGGCGCATCCGGTTTTTTCCGGATGGCAGTTCTACAGGTGGTCACGTCACGCTGCAGCGTGAGCGTCGACGCTGGCAAGTCAACGTGTCCTGGTTGACCGGCGCCGTCAGCGTGGCCGATACGAGCGCGAAGCTATGAAACGGCGGGTGCGCGGCTTCAGCCTGCTGGAAGTGATCGCGGCAATCCTGCTGCTGGCGATCGCATTTACCGCACTGATGAAAGTGGCAGGTGGTTCGATCAGCCTTGCACGCAATGCCGCTGATCACAGCGAGGCGGCGTTGTGGGCGCGAAGTCGGCTCGACACGGTGGATATTGACACGCCATTGCGGCTCGGCAGCAGCGATGGTCGCTTCGATGAGCGCTATCGCTGGCATCTGGTGGTAACGCCATGGAGCCCCGGCCAAGTCGACCCGAATGCGCAACTGCGCATGGTCAAGCTCGATCTCGACGTGTTCTGGGGCAGTCGTCCGCGTGAGCGCTCTGCGCATTTCAGCACGCTGCGCGTGTTGACTCCTCCAGCGGCGAATGCACCATGAGGCCGGCAGCAAGCGCCGCAGGCGCACGGCAGCAAGGCGCTCGCGGCTTTACGCTGCTGGAAGTGCTGGGTGCGCTCGCCTTGCTGGCGCTCCTGTTATTGGGCGTGTATTCGGGCGTGCGCACGGCAACGCAGACGGTGCGTTCCGGCGAAGCAGCCATCAGCCGCCTGGACGAGGTGCGCTCCGCCCAGCAATTCCTGCGCCGTGAGCTGGCGCAAGCACGTGCGGTACCGCTGGCGAAGGCCAGCAACGGCGACCCGATCTATTTCAGCGGCGATGAGCACGAAATGCGTTTCGTGGCGTCCTTGCCGGGCTATCTCGGCAAGCTCGGGCCGCAGTTGCAACAGCTGAAGCTGGTGCCCAATGGCAAGGGCGGTTCGCGTCTGGAGGCCAGTTTTGCGCTGATGCCGCCCGACGGCAGTGCGCCCCGTCCGTTGAGCGAGCCAGAAGTGCTGGTGGACGATATCCGTGGCGGCAGCTTCAGCTATCGCGCGCCCGACACGGCGCAAGCCAAGGGTGATTGGCGCAAACACTGGGACGATAGCCGCGTGATGCCGCGCATCGTGCGCATCGCCCTGACGCTGGATGGCGCCAGCTCGTGGCCGTTGCTGGAGGCTCCGTTGCGGGTCGATCCCACGGCCACCCAGGGCCAGGTGAACCTGCTGCAAGGCCTGCAGCCGCGGAGTCTCCAGTGAGGCGCGCCGTCATGGTCCATGCTCGGGCGCAGCGGGGCGTAGCCCTGCTGGTCGTGCTTTGGGCGTGCACGCTGCTGGCGATCCTGCTGGGCGGCTACGCCATGCTTGCGCGCACCGAAGGCTTGCAGGCGCGCTACATGTTCGCGCAGACCCAGGCGCATTACGCCGCCGAGGCCGGCTTGATGCGCGCCATCTACGCCATGCAGGATCCGCAGCAAGAGCAGCGCTGGATAGCCGATGGCCGCGTTTATCCGTTCGTGTTCGATGGCGCGAACGTCAGCGTCAGCGTGATCGACGAAAGCGGCAAGGTGGATCTCAACGCGGCCTCGCCGGATGTCTTGCAGAATCTCTTTCGCCTCGCCGGCATGCCGGATGCCAAAGCGCTGGATCTTGCGAAAAACGTGGTGGACTGGCGCAGCTTCGCCATGACCCCGGCCGGCGCTGGCCTCAACTCGTCGGCTTATGCGATGGCCGGCCGCGACTACGGCCCGCGGCATGGGCCCTTTGCCAGCGTGGAAGAACTGCAAATGGTGCTGGGCATGGATCCGGCGGTCTACCGTACGGTAGCGCCGCAGCTGACGCTTTGGTCAGGCCGGCCCAGCCCCGATCCCGCCAAGGCACAGGCGCTGGCGCTGGCTGCGACGCCTCCCGGCATGAGCCTGCAACAGGCGGATGCGATGGTGGCGGCGAGACTGGCCACACAAGCGCAGCCGGGCCTAGTAGTCAGTCAGGGAGTAACGCATAGTATTCGTTCGGAGGCTACGCTGGCCGACGGTACGCGCGCGATCCTTCGCGCCACAGTGCGTTTGCAAGTAGCTCGCAACGGCACCATGCCGTATGCGGTGCTGCGTTGGCAGGAGGGTGACGGGGAATGAGTTCGGCAACGCAGCCGCTGCGATCGCAGCTCGATCGCGCACGTCGCGCGTGGCGCGCATCGCCACTGCCACGCTTTTTTGCGTGGTGGGGTGGCGAGCTCATGGCCTTGCTGCCACATCGCTGGCGGGTGATGTTTGGCAGCGGCCCGAGCTGGTACCTGTTGAAGCCGGCGGGCGATGACTGGCAACTGTTTCGCGCCGGTCGCGCCGACCTGCCCGCGCAATGGAGCAGCCAGCTCGATGCGGCCGACCAGCAGGTGGCCTTCGCCGATGCCGTGCGTGGCGTCGATAGTGAAGACTTGCGCGTGGCGTTGTGCTTGACGCCTGCCGAGGTACTGCGTCCCCGCCTAACCCTGCCACTGGCGGCGCGCGACAGCCTGCAGCAGATAGGCGCTTTCGAAATGGACCGCCAGACGCCGTTCCGCGCCGAGCAGGTGCGCTACGACGTGCGCGAGTTGAATGGTCCCGCGCCGGCTGGTCGCTTCGCGGCGGAACTTGTGGCTGTGCCGCGGGCTACGCTGGATCCCCTGCTTGCGCGACTGGCTACCTCGGGGCTGCAGGTCGATGCCGTGGACGTCGCCGTCGAGCAGGATCGGCTCGGCGTCAACCTCTTGCCGGCGGAACTGACGCCACGTCGCCAGCATCCGCGCCAGCGACTGAACCTCGCTTTGGGCGCGGCCGCGATCCTGCTGCTGGTGCTGGCCTTGATGCAGTATGTGCACAACCGCGAAAGCGCATTGGCGCAGATGCGCACCGAAGTAGAAGGCATGCGTGCCGACGCGCAGCAAGTAGCCGCGCTGCGCCAGCAACTGCAGGACAACGCCGGTGCTGCCGGCTTTCTGGCCCAGCGCAAGGCGCGTACAGTGTCCGCGCTGGCCGTGCTGCAGGACATCAGTCAACGCCTGCCGACCACGGCGTGGCTGGAGCGCCTGAGCATCGATAACAGCGGCCAGGTCGGCTTCCAGGGACAAAGCCCGCAGGCCGCGCGTCTCGTCGATGCGCTGAAGGGCTCAACCGTACTGACCGACGCCAATTTCCAGGGCACCATCCAGGTCGATCCGTCGACGGGGAAAGAACGCTTCTACATGGTC is a window encoding:
- the gspF gene encoding type II secretion system inner membrane protein GspF; translation: MSQFRYRAISAAGETLQGQMEAASLEEVISRLQDQGHTPLDAQAAGADIGGSGLAALFRRGPFTGDQLAQFTHQLATLLGAGQPLDRALGILMELPEGERAKKLIERVRDRVRGGTPLSQALDEEHGVFPKLYISLVRAGEAGGSLEDTLHRLAEYLERSQQLRGSIINALIYPAFLMVGVLGSLLLLLAYVVPQFVPIFQDMQVPIPLITQVVLVVGNTLQSWWWLLLILLVMGVLVARARLRDPAMLLAWHARLLTLRVVGPLLLKVQTARIARTLGTLLKNGVPLLSALTIARQVTANRALDQALEQAAEQVKGGAGLSFSLAQSQRFPRLALQMVQVGEEAGQLDTMLLKVADTFELESRRAIDRLLAALVPALTIVMTVMVAIIMAAILLPLLSLTSNIQ
- the gspG gene encoding type II secretion system major pseudopilin GspG yields the protein MQQRTNRRLSTARGFTLLEMLAVIVLIGIIGAVVVTQVGKNVDKGKYGAGKAQLTTLSQKIENYALDNGAPPKQLQDLLVKPANARNWQGPYSKESELHDPWGHDFGYKYPGDHGSFDLIFYGQDGQPGGDGYNADVGNWQ
- a CDS encoding GspH/FimT family pseudopilin codes for the protein MAARRRLSRASSRGPRARHASRAAGFTLLEMLAVILLIGIAAAAVAVSVTQGLASARVSAASGELAAALRATRAQAIVHGEERSFDVDTRANTYRPAGGEVVRLPSGMRVGITSAQEDQVNATTGRIRFFPDGSSTGGHVTLQRERRRWQVNVSWLTGAVSVADTSAKL
- a CDS encoding prepilin-type N-terminal cleavage/methylation domain-containing protein; its protein translation is MKRRVRGFSLLEVIAAILLLAIAFTALMKVAGGSISLARNAADHSEAALWARSRLDTVDIDTPLRLGSSDGRFDERYRWHLVVTPWSPGQVDPNAQLRMVKLDLDVFWGSRPRERSAHFSTLRVLTPPAANAP
- a CDS encoding prepilin-type N-terminal cleavage/methylation domain-containing protein, giving the protein MRPAASAAGARQQGARGFTLLEVLGALALLALLLLGVYSGVRTATQTVRSGEAAISRLDEVRSAQQFLRRELAQARAVPLAKASNGDPIYFSGDEHEMRFVASLPGYLGKLGPQLQQLKLVPNGKGGSRLEASFALMPPDGSAPRPLSEPEVLVDDIRGGSFSYRAPDTAQAKGDWRKHWDDSRVMPRIVRIALTLDGASSWPLLEAPLRVDPTATQGQVNLLQGLQPRSLQ
- a CDS encoding general secretion pathway protein GspK, which codes for MVHARAQRGVALLVVLWACTLLAILLGGYAMLARTEGLQARYMFAQTQAHYAAEAGLMRAIYAMQDPQQEQRWIADGRVYPFVFDGANVSVSVIDESGKVDLNAASPDVLQNLFRLAGMPDAKALDLAKNVVDWRSFAMTPAGAGLNSSAYAMAGRDYGPRHGPFASVEELQMVLGMDPAVYRTVAPQLTLWSGRPSPDPAKAQALALAATPPGMSLQQADAMVAARLATQAQPGLVVSQGVTHSIRSEATLADGTRAILRATVRLQVARNGTMPYAVLRWQEGDGE
- a CDS encoding PilN domain-containing protein, with translation MSSATQPLRSQLDRARRAWRASPLPRFFAWWGGELMALLPHRWRVMFGSGPSWYLLKPAGDDWQLFRAGRADLPAQWSSQLDAADQQVAFADAVRGVDSEDLRVALCLTPAEVLRPRLTLPLAARDSLQQIGAFEMDRQTPFRAEQVRYDVRELNGPAPAGRFAAELVAVPRATLDPLLARLATSGLQVDAVDVAVEQDRLGVNLLPAELTPRRQHPRQRLNLALGAAAILLLVLALMQYVHNRESALAQMRTEVEGMRADAQQVAALRQQLQDNAGAAGFLAQRKARTVSALAVLQDISQRLPTTAWLERLSIDNSGQVGFQGQSPQAARLVDALKGSTVLTDANFQGTIQVDPSTGKERFYMVAQLRKNTEPKPKAPPAAMGGAP